The proteins below are encoded in one region of Thioalkalivibrio sp. K90mix:
- a CDS encoding flagellin — protein MSQVINTNILSLNAQRNLSQSQGALGQSLERLSSGLRINSAKDDAAGLAISERFSTQINGLNQAVRNANDGISFSQTAEGALSTVGDALQRIRELSVQAANDSNSASDREALNNEAQQLVAEISRVANETEFNGDAILDGALNDIFFQIGANQGQNIAVSGADARATELGRVIAEGSEGLTQTQINDVGIEEINNITINLEQVGVLGEGEDNDLGVELEVDLEGMGVNTLEDAVREINAAIASPDPDNENVGSFVSGEDLDDEEAMAALRDAGLSAALVTNDDGETTIAIRGNFDTEFSVDGGGVTLEGGDTTDPDVTLFDSDGDGAAVDGQTLNLTDVDIASRSGATEALAVVDGALDQVNSLRADLGSIQVRFENTIANLEISSENLDAARSRIRDADFAEETAELTRAQILQQAGTSVLSQANATSQNVLALLQ, from the coding sequence ATGTCCCAAGTTATCAACACGAACATCCTGTCCCTGAACGCTCAGCGCAATCTGAGCCAGTCGCAGGGTGCCCTGGGCCAGAGCCTCGAGCGGCTGTCCTCGGGCCTGCGAATCAACAGCGCAAAGGACGATGCCGCCGGTCTGGCCATCTCCGAGCGCTTCAGCACGCAGATCAACGGCCTGAACCAGGCTGTGCGCAACGCCAACGACGGTATCTCGTTCTCGCAGACCGCCGAAGGTGCGCTGAGTACCGTGGGCGATGCGCTGCAGCGGATCCGTGAACTGTCCGTACAGGCGGCGAACGACTCCAACTCCGCGTCCGACCGCGAGGCCCTGAACAACGAGGCCCAGCAGCTCGTGGCCGAAATCAGCCGCGTTGCCAACGAGACCGAGTTCAACGGCGACGCCATCCTGGATGGGGCGTTGAACGACATCTTCTTCCAGATCGGGGCTAACCAGGGGCAGAACATCGCGGTGTCCGGTGCGGATGCTCGCGCGACCGAATTGGGCCGAGTGATCGCCGAGGGTAGCGAAGGGCTCACGCAGACTCAGATTAATGATGTGGGCATCGAAGAGATCAACAACATCACGATCAACTTGGAGCAGGTAGGGGTACTTGGCGAAGGAGAGGACAACGATCTCGGGGTTGAGCTGGAGGTCGACCTGGAAGGGATGGGGGTTAATACGCTGGAGGATGCAGTTCGCGAAATTAACGCGGCGATCGCTTCTCCGGATCCGGACAATGAAAATGTGGGGAGTTTTGTTTCTGGCGAAGACCTTGATGACGAAGAAGCCATGGCGGCATTGCGAGATGCGGGCCTGAGTGCCGCACTCGTCACCAATGACGATGGTGAAACCACGATCGCGATTCGCGGAAACTTTGACACAGAGTTTTCGGTGGATGGTGGCGGTGTGACCCTAGAGGGAGGCGACACTACCGATCCTGATGTGACGCTATTCGATTCTGATGGTGATGGAGCTGCGGTGGATGGTCAGACCTTGAATCTCACAGATGTGGATATCGCGTCGCGTTCGGGGGCCACCGAAGCCCTGGCTGTAGTGGATGGTGCCCTAGACCAAGTCAATTCCCTGCGAGCCGACCTGGGCTCTATTCAGGTGCGTTTCGAAAACACCATCGCCAACCTGGAGATCTCCTCGGAGAACCTCGATGCGGCCCGATCCCGAATCCGGGATGCCGACTTCGCCGAGGAAACCGCGGAGCTGACCCGTGCCCAGATCCTGCAGCAGGCGGGGACCTCCGTACTGTCGCAGGCGAACGCCACGTCGCAGAACGTGCTGGCACTGCTGCAGTAA
- a CDS encoding flagellar protein FlaG has product MSDSIGSITSLVFQPARQGQGDASIPVAKGLNDTAGSRNASFGDVPASPDTPERGLDESTQSVDLGESEGMEQVVESINAYLQSSKRALEFSVDDSSGRTVITVKDAEQDEVIRQIPPEAVVALIRHFQEQQGLDGTGVEERA; this is encoded by the coding sequence ATGAGTGATTCGATTGGCAGTATCACTTCATTGGTGTTTCAGCCTGCCCGTCAGGGGCAGGGCGATGCCTCGATTCCGGTTGCTAAAGGGTTGAACGATACCGCGGGTTCTCGGAATGCCAGTTTCGGGGATGTCCCGGCGAGCCCCGATACTCCTGAACGGGGGCTGGATGAATCGACCCAGTCTGTGGACTTGGGAGAGTCGGAGGGCATGGAGCAGGTCGTGGAGTCGATCAACGCCTATCTGCAATCGTCCAAGCGTGCGCTGGAGTTCAGCGTGGATGATTCGAGCGGCCGGACCGTGATCACGGTCAAGGATGCCGAGCAGGACGAGGTGATCCGGCAGATTCCGCCGGAGGCAGTGGTGGCCCTGATTCGTCATTTCCAGGAACAGCAAGGCCTGGATGGTACGGGGGTCGAGGAACGGGCCTGA
- a CDS encoding flagellin: MSQVINTNILSLNAQRNLSNSQGALAQSLERLSSGLRINSAKDDAAGLAISERFTTQIRGLNQAVRNANDGISFAQTAEGALSTVGDALQRIRELSVQAANDSNSASDREALNNEAQQLIAEIGRVANSTEFNGDAILDGALQDLFFQIGANQGQNIAVSGVDARTTELGRAISEGDSGLTQQQLNDVGIEGISNITITLDKVGVLGGDDDDALGVELEVDLDGVTSLEDAVRQINAALAAPTGDAAGSLEDGELDDADAAIAAIRDAGLSASLVTNSNGETTIAIRGNFDTSFSVQGGKVELGDEVEVTLFGDGDDADPTSVDSRARNLTDVDIGSRGGATEALAIVDGALNQINSLRADLGSIQVRFENTIANLQVSSENLESARSRIRDADFASETAELTRAQILQQAGTSVLAQANATSQNVLALLQ; this comes from the coding sequence ATGTCTCAAGTCATCAACACCAATATCCTGTCCCTGAATGCTCAGCGCAATCTGAGCAATTCCCAGGGCGCGCTGGCCCAGAGCCTGGAGCGACTGTCCTCCGGCCTGCGTATCAACAGTGCCAAGGATGACGCCGCCGGTCTGGCGATCTCCGAACGCTTTACCACCCAGATTCGCGGCCTGAACCAGGCCGTGCGCAACGCGAACGACGGCATCTCGTTTGCGCAGACCGCCGAGGGTGCGCTGAGCACCGTGGGCGATGCCCTTCAGCGTATCCGCGAGCTGTCCGTCCAGGCGGCGAACGACTCCAACTCCGCCTCCGACCGCGAGGCCCTGAACAACGAGGCCCAGCAGCTGATCGCCGAGATTGGCCGCGTCGCGAACTCCACCGAGTTCAACGGTGACGCGATCCTGGATGGCGCCCTGCAGGATCTGTTCTTCCAGATTGGCGCGAATCAGGGTCAGAACATTGCGGTCTCCGGGGTCGATGCGCGCACTACGGAACTGGGTCGCGCTATTTCGGAAGGTGACTCCGGGCTGACTCAGCAGCAATTGAACGACGTCGGCATCGAAGGGATTTCCAATATCACGATCACCCTGGATAAGGTCGGTGTATTGGGGGGTGACGATGACGACGCATTGGGAGTTGAATTGGAGGTTGATCTTGACGGCGTAACGTCCCTCGAAGACGCGGTCCGGCAGATCAATGCCGCACTGGCGGCGCCCACAGGTGATGCGGCAGGAAGCCTTGAGGACGGGGAGTTAGACGATGCCGACGCGGCGATCGCTGCGATTCGCGATGCCGGCCTCAGTGCATCGCTGGTCACCAATAGCAATGGTGAAACCACGATAGCCATTCGTGGCAACTTCGATACCTCATTCTCGGTTCAAGGTGGTAAGGTCGAGTTGGGCGACGAAGTAGAAGTCACTTTGTTCGGAGACGGAGACGACGCCGACCCCACTTCCGTCGACTCTCGGGCGCGGAACCTTACCGATGTCGATATTGGCAGCCGGGGTGGCGCTACCGAGGCTCTTGCAATCGTCGATGGGGCTCTGAACCAGATCAATTCGTTGCGGGCCGACTTGGGTTCGATCCAGGTGCGCTTCGAAAACACCATTGCCAACCTGCAGGTGTCCTCGGAGAATCTGGAGTCGGCTCGCTCACGTATTCGGGATGCGGATTTTGCCTCCGAAACGGCTGAGCTGACCCGGGCGCAGATCCTGCAGCAGGCCGGTACCTCGGTGCTGGCCCAGGCGAACGCGACGTCGCAGAACGTGCTGGCCTTGTTGCAGTAA
- a CDS encoding YIP1 family protein, translated as MNSFPSRLNPGRLVLRTLTNPLRAVREAGELETVPPWWQTFVRLAFPVLLVSVIVSQWLYQIIPPGLPPEAMPGAWGFGVYSVLAMSIGVLGLAWSAHYLTELFQGYSHPDRAMLAVTIGLLPAWVGKVVAAFPWPWGNTVGLLLILYSLWLLYGSLCGILGLKRGNRIGLFVATVFCGAFITLIFGWLLMDLIPGATPETRIGTTWLI; from the coding sequence ATGAACTCATTCCCCTCCCGTCTGAACCCGGGCCGGCTGGTCCTGCGCACACTGACGAACCCCCTGCGGGCGGTACGCGAGGCCGGCGAACTGGAGACAGTGCCGCCCTGGTGGCAGACGTTCGTGCGACTGGCGTTCCCGGTGCTGCTGGTCAGCGTGATCGTCAGCCAGTGGCTGTACCAGATCATCCCGCCCGGGTTGCCGCCGGAGGCGATGCCGGGGGCCTGGGGCTTCGGGGTCTACAGCGTGCTGGCGATGAGTATCGGGGTGCTGGGCCTGGCCTGGTCCGCGCACTACCTGACCGAGCTGTTCCAGGGCTACTCCCATCCGGATCGGGCCATGCTGGCCGTGACCATCGGCCTTCTGCCGGCCTGGGTGGGCAAGGTTGTGGCCGCCTTCCCCTGGCCCTGGGGCAACACCGTCGGCTTGCTGCTGATCCTCTACAGCCTGTGGCTGCTGTACGGGTCGCTGTGCGGCATCCTCGGGCTGAAGCGTGGCAACCGCATCGGCCTGTTCGTGGCCACCGTCTTCTGCGGCGCGTTCATCACCCTCATCTTCGGCTGGCTGCTGATGGACCTGATCCCCGGCGCCACCCCCGAGACCCGCATCGGCACCACCTGGCTGATCTGA
- the cobS gene encoding adenosylcobinamide-GDP ribazoletransferase, whose amino-acid sequence MNSVFAPFWLALQFLTRLPTPPQEPRPEDLGRSLLAYPLVGLILGLLLVLVGIGLSAIPGAPVLLVAALVLTFWVALTGALHLDGLADTVDAWVGGQRHPERAQAIMKDPACGPMAVAALILILLLKGTALVAVADTGAWIALLLAVLLGRVVPPVLFLTTPYVNPVGLGADMAKHLPRSAAIGVVGGSAVVVLVLGLLSGLWGVIPALVAAGLTLWVATRVLRHWLGGFTGDTAGATLELVETLTLVILVLTLAG is encoded by the coding sequence ATGAACTCCGTGTTTGCCCCCTTCTGGCTGGCACTGCAGTTCCTGACGCGACTGCCGACGCCCCCGCAGGAGCCGCGACCCGAGGACCTCGGCCGTTCGCTCCTGGCCTATCCGCTGGTGGGGCTGATCCTGGGTCTGCTTCTGGTGCTGGTGGGGATCGGGCTGTCCGCGATCCCAGGGGCGCCGGTGTTGCTGGTCGCGGCGCTGGTGCTGACGTTCTGGGTCGCGCTCACCGGTGCACTCCATCTGGACGGGCTGGCGGACACGGTGGATGCCTGGGTCGGCGGTCAGCGGCATCCGGAGCGGGCCCAGGCCATCATGAAGGACCCGGCCTGTGGCCCGATGGCGGTGGCGGCACTGATCCTGATTCTGTTGCTGAAAGGCACGGCGTTGGTGGCGGTGGCCGATACCGGTGCCTGGATCGCGCTGCTGTTGGCGGTGCTGCTGGGGCGCGTGGTGCCGCCGGTGCTGTTTCTGACCACGCCCTACGTGAACCCGGTGGGGTTGGGTGCGGACATGGCGAAGCACCTTCCTCGCAGCGCCGCCATCGGCGTCGTCGGCGGCTCGGCCGTCGTGGTGCTGGTGCTGGGCCTGCTCTCCGGCCTTTGGGGGGTGATACCGGCCCTGGTCGCCGCCGGCCTGACGCTGTGGGTGGCAACGCGCGTACTGAGACACTGGCTGGGAGGCTTCACCGGCGACACGGCCGGGGCGACGTTGGAGCTGGTGGAGACCCTGACACTCGTGATTCTGGTCCTGACGCTTGCTGGCTAG
- a CDS encoding histidine phosphatase family protein, which produces MTAAARIGLLRHGETTGTGFRGRGCDDPLTPEGERAMRAAFESSGEWDRVVCSPLQRCRLPAEGFARAAGIPVQCDPRLQELHFGDWEGRTAEQLMCDDAEALGRFWQDPFGYPPPNGEDLGRFRDRVLAGWEQSVVAPGDRVLVVTHGGVIRLLRAYLEGWPLEKLLSIEVPLASLYVVEPGQREGVPS; this is translated from the coding sequence GTGACCGCTGCAGCCCGGATCGGCCTGCTGCGCCACGGCGAGACCACCGGCACCGGTTTTCGCGGACGTGGCTGTGATGATCCGCTGACCCCTGAAGGCGAGAGGGCGATGCGCGCGGCGTTCGAGTCCTCCGGCGAGTGGGATCGCGTCGTGTGTTCGCCACTGCAGCGCTGTCGGCTTCCGGCCGAAGGCTTCGCCCGCGCGGCCGGAATCCCCGTGCAGTGTGATCCACGCCTGCAGGAGTTACATTTCGGGGACTGGGAGGGACGTACCGCGGAGCAGCTGATGTGTGACGATGCCGAGGCCCTGGGGCGGTTCTGGCAGGATCCCTTCGGCTATCCGCCGCCCAACGGCGAAGACCTCGGCCGCTTCCGCGACCGGGTGCTGGCCGGCTGGGAGCAGAGCGTGGTCGCGCCGGGTGATCGCGTCCTGGTCGTCACCCACGGTGGGGTGATTCGCCTGCTCCGCGCATACCTGGAGGGCTGGCCGTTGGAGAAGCTATTGTCGATCGAAGTCCCGTTGGCCTCGCTGTACGTTGTTGAGCCGGGCCAGCGCGAAGGGGTCCCCTCGTGA
- the cobT gene encoding nicotinate-nucleotide--dimethylbenzimidazole phosphoribosyltransferase, with product MTEDCDWLQVPPAALNVEAGQAAAERQAHLTKPPGSLGRLEAIAERLAAMQGVSQPMLERAHITVFAGDHGVVAEGISRFPQAVTVQMVANFANGGAAISVLARHLGASIEVINLGTVAQPPDVAGVQQLNLGPGTANLVREPAMTPAQLERALNAGRQCAERARRGDAQLFIGGEMGIGNTTAAAALACSILDLPPVDLAGPGTGLDANGVRHKAEVIEQALRTHAAVRGEALGSLRCLGGFEIAGLAGAYIAAAQIGLPVLVDGFISTSAALVAERLCPGTAEWFFYAHSSAEPGHQRLLEALAAEPLLDLGMRLGEGSGAATAVPLLRLACELHAGMATFAEAGVSGDTR from the coding sequence GTGACCGAAGACTGTGACTGGCTGCAGGTGCCGCCGGCTGCCCTCAACGTCGAGGCGGGCCAGGCGGCGGCCGAGCGCCAGGCCCATCTGACCAAGCCACCGGGCTCGCTCGGGCGACTGGAGGCGATCGCCGAGCGCCTGGCCGCCATGCAGGGTGTGTCCCAGCCCATGCTGGAGCGGGCGCATATCACGGTGTTTGCGGGCGATCACGGTGTGGTGGCGGAGGGCATTTCGCGTTTCCCGCAGGCCGTGACCGTACAGATGGTCGCGAACTTCGCGAATGGCGGCGCGGCGATCTCGGTGTTGGCCCGGCACCTGGGGGCGTCCATCGAGGTGATCAACCTGGGTACGGTGGCCCAGCCCCCGGATGTGGCCGGCGTGCAGCAGCTGAACCTGGGGCCCGGCACTGCCAACCTCGTACGCGAGCCGGCGATGACGCCGGCGCAGCTGGAACGCGCGCTCAACGCCGGCCGCCAGTGTGCCGAGCGTGCGCGACGGGGGGACGCACAACTGTTCATCGGTGGCGAGATGGGCATCGGCAACACGACGGCCGCCGCTGCACTCGCCTGTTCGATACTGGACCTGCCCCCGGTCGATCTGGCTGGGCCCGGCACGGGTCTGGATGCGAACGGGGTACGCCACAAGGCCGAGGTGATCGAGCAGGCCCTGCGCACCCACGCCGCGGTGCGTGGCGAGGCACTCGGCAGTCTGCGCTGTCTGGGGGGATTCGAGATTGCGGGCCTGGCTGGCGCCTACATTGCGGCGGCGCAGATCGGGCTGCCGGTGCTGGTGGATGGTTTCATCAGCACCTCCGCGGCGCTGGTGGCCGAGCGCCTGTGTCCGGGCACGGCGGAATGGTTCTTCTACGCCCACAGTTCGGCGGAGCCGGGTCACCAGCGGCTGCTGGAAGCACTGGCGGCCGAGCCGCTGCTCGATCTCGGCATGCGCCTCGGCGAGGGCAGTGGCGCGGCCACCGCCGTGCCCCTGCTGCGCCTGGCCTGCGAGCTGCACGCCGGCATGGCGACCTTCGCCGAGGCCGGCGTCTCGGGCGATACCCGGTGA
- the cobU gene encoding bifunctional adenosylcobinamide kinase/adenosylcobinamide-phosphate guanylyltransferase has product MKTLVLGGVRSGKSRLAEQLADASGLHVTYVATARADDAEMVRRIERHRADRPGEWGLIEADTGLATALEEAARPDECLLVDCLTLWLTQLLCTEDEPLIEREREALIATVPRLPGTLVFVSNETGMGITPMDALSRRFADEAGWLHQRLAPAMDRVVLTVAGLPHVLKGDLL; this is encoded by the coding sequence ATGAAGACGCTGGTGCTCGGCGGCGTGCGTTCCGGCAAGAGTCGGCTGGCGGAGCAGCTGGCCGATGCCAGCGGCTTGCACGTGACCTATGTCGCTACCGCGCGTGCCGACGACGCCGAGATGGTGCGCCGCATTGAGCGCCACCGCGCCGACCGTCCCGGGGAGTGGGGCCTGATCGAGGCGGATACCGGCCTGGCCACCGCGCTGGAAGAGGCCGCTAGACCAGATGAATGCCTGCTGGTCGACTGTCTGACGCTGTGGCTGACCCAGCTCCTGTGCACCGAGGACGAGCCCCTGATCGAGCGCGAGCGGGAGGCCCTGATCGCGACCGTGCCGCGCCTGCCGGGCACGCTCGTGTTCGTGTCCAACGAGACGGGTATGGGGATTACCCCGATGGATGCCTTGTCCCGCCGGTTCGCCGACGAGGCCGGCTGGCTGCACCAGCGCCTGGCCCCGGCCATGGACCGAGTCGTGCTGACCGTCGCCGGCCTCCCGCATGTGCTCAAGGGTGACCTTCTGTGA
- a CDS encoding cobyric acid synthase, producing the protein MNGTTLMVQGTTSDAGKSVLVAGLARVLHRRGLSVVPFKPQNMALNSAVTLDGGEIGRAQALQAAACGLEPHTDMNPVLLKPTSDEGAQVIIHGRPAAELDARAYHDYKPVAREAVLASHRRLTAQYAHVLVEGAGSPAEINLRAGDIANMGFAEAVDCPVILVADIDRGGVFAHLVGTLALLSETERARVQGFVINRFRGDISLLQPGLDWLEQETGKPVLGVIPYLHGLYLDAEDALPREAVPQKVADALKVVVPALPRISNHTDFDPLRLHPAVDLRFAGPGESLQPADLIILPGSKAVRDDLAWLREQGWEAELRRHVRYGGKVLGICGGFQMLGRVVHDPDGVEGRPGSTPGLGWLDIETRLAPEKRLERVAGGRVLGQEAHVEGYEIHAGVTTGPGLDRALLELQHGPDGARSEDDAVAGTYIHGVFDTSAAAEALLHWAGMRTGTEHGEDLATARERGLERLADTLEAHLDLGRILALLRAGNSEAVT; encoded by the coding sequence ATGAACGGTACAACGCTCATGGTGCAGGGGACCACCTCGGATGCCGGCAAGAGCGTGCTGGTGGCCGGGCTGGCGCGGGTGCTGCATCGCCGCGGGCTGTCGGTGGTGCCGTTCAAGCCGCAGAACATGGCGCTGAACAGCGCGGTCACCCTGGACGGCGGCGAGATCGGGCGCGCCCAGGCCCTGCAGGCCGCCGCCTGCGGCCTGGAGCCGCACACCGACATGAATCCGGTGCTGCTCAAGCCCACCTCCGATGAGGGGGCGCAGGTGATCATCCACGGCCGCCCGGCGGCCGAGCTGGATGCCCGCGCCTACCACGACTACAAGCCGGTTGCCCGCGAGGCCGTGCTGGCCTCGCATCGGCGACTGACCGCGCAGTATGCGCATGTGCTGGTGGAAGGCGCGGGCTCGCCGGCGGAGATCAACCTGCGCGCAGGCGATATCGCCAACATGGGGTTTGCCGAGGCGGTGGACTGTCCGGTGATTCTGGTCGCGGATATTGACCGCGGCGGCGTGTTCGCGCATCTGGTAGGCACGCTCGCGCTGTTGAGCGAGACGGAGCGCGCGCGGGTGCAGGGTTTCGTGATCAACCGCTTTCGCGGCGATATCAGCCTGCTGCAGCCGGGGCTGGACTGGCTGGAGCAGGAGACCGGCAAGCCGGTGCTTGGGGTGATCCCGTACCTGCACGGGTTGTACCTGGATGCCGAGGACGCCCTGCCGCGCGAGGCGGTCCCGCAGAAGGTGGCGGATGCCCTGAAGGTCGTCGTGCCGGCCCTGCCGCGTATCTCCAACCATACCGATTTCGACCCGCTGCGCCTGCACCCGGCTGTGGACCTTCGCTTCGCCGGCCCGGGCGAGTCGCTGCAGCCGGCGGATCTGATCATCCTTCCCGGGTCCAAGGCCGTGCGTGATGACCTCGCCTGGTTGCGCGAACAGGGCTGGGAGGCCGAGCTGCGCCGCCATGTGCGTTATGGCGGCAAGGTGCTCGGGATCTGTGGCGGCTTCCAGATGCTGGGTCGGGTCGTACACGATCCTGACGGCGTCGAGGGGCGGCCTGGTTCCACGCCGGGGTTGGGCTGGCTGGACATCGAGACGCGCCTCGCGCCCGAAAAGCGCCTGGAGCGTGTTGCCGGGGGGCGTGTGCTGGGCCAGGAAGCCCACGTGGAGGGCTACGAAATCCATGCCGGTGTGACGACCGGACCCGGACTGGATCGCGCCCTACTGGAGCTGCAGCATGGCCCGGACGGCGCGCGCAGCGAGGACGATGCGGTGGCGGGGACCTATATCCATGGGGTATTCGATACCTCCGCTGCCGCCGAGGCTTTGCTGCACTGGGCCGGCATGCGCACGGGGACGGAGCATGGGGAAGACCTGGCGACCGCCCGCGAGCGTGGCCTGGAACGCCTGGCCGATACCCTGGAGGCGCACCTGGACCTGGGGCGCATCCTCGCGCTGCTGCGGGCAGGAAACTCGGAGGCTGTGACATGA
- the cobD gene encoding threonine-phosphate decarboxylase CobD: MRAAAAHYGIPEAQWLDLSTGINPQGYPVGPVPAEAWQRLPEDEDGLEAAARAYYGAASLLPVAGSQAAIQALPRLRAGPARVGVLEPSYNEHARAWRAAGHEVVAVREGELAGAASTLDVLVLVNPNNPTAAYFAPETLLDWHRRLAERGGWLVVDEAFMDTTPQQSLAGHTPREGLFALRSLGKFFGLAGARVGFVLAPDGWLRRIAELLGPWSVPGPARWVAQQALEDRAWQAQTRGQLQEAGRRLETLLRDAGLPPAGGTPLFQWCRTDHAQAIQDALARQGILVRRFDRPASLRFGLPGREADWQRLETELQQA, translated from the coding sequence GTGCGTGCGGCGGCGGCGCATTACGGGATCCCCGAGGCGCAGTGGCTGGACCTGTCCACGGGGATCAACCCGCAGGGTTATCCCGTCGGACCGGTGCCCGCCGAGGCCTGGCAGCGCCTCCCGGAGGACGAGGACGGGCTGGAGGCCGCCGCCCGGGCGTACTACGGCGCTGCATCGTTACTGCCGGTCGCCGGTTCCCAGGCGGCGATTCAGGCGCTGCCCCGGCTGCGAGCGGGGCCTGCCCGTGTCGGGGTACTGGAGCCGAGCTACAACGAGCACGCCCGTGCCTGGCGGGCGGCTGGACACGAAGTGGTCGCGGTGAGGGAGGGCGAACTCGCCGGGGCCGCGTCCACGCTGGACGTACTGGTGCTGGTCAATCCAAACAACCCCACCGCCGCGTATTTTGCTCCCGAGACGCTGCTCGACTGGCACCGTAGGCTCGCCGAGCGGGGTGGCTGGCTGGTGGTCGACGAGGCTTTTATGGACACCACGCCCCAGCAGAGTCTGGCTGGACATACGCCGCGCGAGGGCCTGTTCGCGTTGCGTTCGCTGGGCAAGTTCTTCGGCCTGGCCGGTGCGCGGGTCGGCTTCGTTCTGGCCCCGGACGGCTGGCTGCGGCGCATCGCCGAGTTGCTGGGACCGTGGAGCGTGCCCGGTCCCGCGCGGTGGGTGGCGCAGCAGGCGCTGGAAGACCGGGCGTGGCAGGCACAGACGCGCGGGCAACTGCAGGAGGCAGGGCGCCGGCTCGAGACGCTGCTGCGGGATGCCGGCTTGCCGCCGGCGGGCGGGACGCCGCTGTTCCAGTGGTGCCGGACCGACCATGCGCAGGCGATTCAGGATGCGCTGGCGCGTCAGGGCATCCTCGTGCGTCGTTTCGACCGTCCGGCCAGCCTGCGTTTTGGCCTGCCGGGGCGTGAGGCCGATTGGCAGCGGCTGGAAACGGAGCTGCAGCAGGCATGA
- the cbiB gene encoding adenosylcobinamide-phosphate synthase CbiB: MTTFALLVAALVLDRLLGDPRRGHPLAGFGMLAAGAERLGHADSVWRGGFWVLVLVVPFGLAAWWLSRLPGGWLVELAVLWLALGGRGLEEHARRVIDALQAGDLPGARQAVGMLVSRDTSELDASGVRAATAESVLENGNDAVFATVFWFLVAGAAGVVVYRLVNTLDAMWGYRTPRHARFGRVAARLDDILNWVPARLTSLAYALAGQTRTALRCWRDQGRRWKSPNAGPVMAAGAGALGVTLGGPAHYAGGTEDRPVLGAGAAPGPGAIDAALRLVDHALAIWLVAIATGVLILVFV; encoded by the coding sequence ATGACCACCTTCGCACTGCTGGTCGCCGCTCTGGTACTGGATCGGCTGCTGGGGGACCCGCGGCGAGGCCATCCGCTGGCAGGATTCGGGATGCTGGCGGCCGGGGCGGAGCGGCTCGGCCACGCGGATTCGGTCTGGCGCGGCGGCTTCTGGGTGCTGGTGCTGGTCGTGCCCTTCGGGCTGGCGGCCTGGTGGCTGAGCCGCCTCCCGGGCGGCTGGCTGGTGGAGCTGGCCGTGCTGTGGCTGGCGCTCGGCGGGCGCGGGCTGGAGGAGCACGCCCGTCGCGTGATTGATGCCCTGCAGGCCGGGGACCTTCCTGGCGCCCGACAGGCAGTGGGCATGCTGGTCAGCCGCGATACTTCGGAGCTGGACGCGTCCGGTGTTCGTGCGGCCACGGCGGAGTCGGTGCTGGAGAACGGCAACGACGCGGTGTTCGCGACGGTATTCTGGTTCCTGGTCGCGGGTGCGGCGGGTGTCGTGGTCTACCGTCTGGTGAACACGCTGGATGCGATGTGGGGCTACCGCACGCCGCGCCATGCACGCTTCGGGCGGGTCGCGGCGCGGCTGGACGATATCCTCAACTGGGTCCCGGCACGCCTGACCAGCCTGGCCTATGCGCTGGCCGGACAGACGCGGACGGCGCTGCGCTGCTGGCGCGACCAGGGCAGACGCTGGAAGAGCCCGAACGCGGGACCGGTGATGGCCGCCGGGGCAGGGGCGCTGGGGGTGACGCTGGGCGGTCCGGCGCACTATGCCGGGGGTACCGAGGATCGGCCGGTCCTCGGTGCCGGCGCCGCCCCGGGCCCGGGTGCCATCGATGCCGCACTGCGGTTGGTCGATCACGCGCTGGCGATCTGGCTGGTGGCCATCGCCACAGGAGTACTGATTCTTGTATTCGTCTAA